A region from the Nocardioides coralli genome encodes:
- a CDS encoding ATP-binding domain-containing protein produces the protein MADLAADLADHDKYDAIIVDEAQDFADSWWVPLLRALKDPEHGGVYVYSDENQRIFARFGQPPVPLVPLVLDHNLRNTRQIHESFKPLAPTRMTSRGGEGAAVHFIPTADDPVGAADDAIDILLDAGWAPGNIALLTTGKRHNVQVELAESRGQVGYWRTYWDDEVFYGHVLGCKGLERPAVVLCVNESAAHDRSREKLYVGMSRATDQLIVVGDPALVRDIGGPAVAEQLGI, from the coding sequence ATGGCCGACCTCGCCGCCGACCTGGCCGACCACGACAAGTACGACGCGATCATCGTCGACGAGGCGCAGGACTTCGCCGACAGCTGGTGGGTGCCGTTGCTGCGGGCGCTCAAGGACCCCGAGCACGGCGGGGTCTACGTCTACTCCGACGAGAACCAGCGGATCTTCGCCCGGTTCGGTCAGCCGCCCGTGCCGCTCGTGCCGCTCGTGCTCGACCACAACCTGCGCAACACGCGTCAGATCCACGAGTCGTTCAAGCCGCTGGCGCCCACCCGCATGACGTCGCGGGGCGGCGAGGGTGCCGCGGTCCACTTCATCCCCACGGCCGACGACCCGGTGGGTGCGGCCGACGACGCGATCGACATCCTCCTCGACGCTGGCTGGGCGCCCGGCAACATCGCGCTGCTCACGACCGGCAAGCGCCACAACGTCCAGGTCGAGCTCGCCGAGTCGCGCGGCCAGGTCGGCTATTGGCGCACCTACTGGGACGACGAGGTCTTCTACGGCCACGTCCTCGGCTGCAAAGGCCTCGAGCGACCGGCCGTCGTGCTCTGCGTCAACGAGTCGGCCGCCCACGACCGCTCGCGGGAGAAGCTGTACGTCGGCATGTCGCGTGCCACCGACCAGCTGATCGTCGTCGGCGACCCGGCGCTGGTGCGGGACATCGGCGGACCGGCGGTGGCCGAGCAGCTCGGGATCTGA
- a CDS encoding NERD domain-containing protein translates to MTRLLPERPQFASEAEKQVWERLRDTLPGDAFLIANQRLVDHNLDHEADLMVLLPDAGVVVVEVKGGSVSYDGGRWTQRGGGEREIRPVDQAIRVKYAFRDYVEADPRWGGRGHVVWAHAVVTPYSAFPADFAAPDCPRWALHDRDDVHDLAGRLAENARCASQSHRAPSHADVELISEILRGRGFTGHDRNAEALERQAEADRLTAEQAALLQVTRLLNRIEVRGGAGSGKTVLALAQAKELTRGRHDAPPQRVAVLCYSIGLGQFLRREVESWPKGTRPAYVGTFHESGDGGAPPRATARTASSGRNGCPS, encoded by the coding sequence GTGACCCGGCTGCTCCCGGAGCGGCCGCAGTTCGCCAGCGAGGCCGAGAAACAGGTGTGGGAGCGACTGCGTGACACGCTCCCCGGCGACGCCTTCCTCATCGCCAACCAGCGGCTCGTCGACCACAACCTCGACCACGAGGCCGACCTGATGGTCCTCCTGCCCGACGCGGGGGTCGTGGTGGTGGAGGTGAAGGGCGGATCCGTCTCCTACGACGGCGGGCGATGGACCCAGCGCGGCGGCGGCGAGCGCGAGATCCGCCCGGTCGACCAGGCGATCCGGGTCAAGTACGCCTTCCGCGACTACGTCGAGGCCGACCCCCGGTGGGGCGGGCGCGGCCACGTGGTGTGGGCCCACGCGGTCGTGACGCCGTACTCCGCCTTCCCCGCCGACTTCGCGGCGCCCGACTGTCCGCGGTGGGCGCTCCACGACCGCGACGACGTCCACGACCTCGCCGGCCGGCTCGCGGAGAACGCCCGCTGCGCGTCGCAGTCCCACAGGGCGCCGTCCCACGCCGACGTCGAGCTCATCAGCGAGATCCTCCGGGGGCGCGGCTTCACCGGCCACGACCGCAACGCCGAGGCGCTCGAGCGGCAGGCCGAGGCCGACCGGCTCACCGCGGAGCAGGCCGCACTGCTCCAGGTGACTCGGCTGCTCAACCGGATCGAGGTACGGGGCGGGGCGGGGAGCGGCAAGACGGTGCTCGCCCTCGCGCAGGCCAAGGAGCTGACGCGGGGCCGACACGACGCCCCACCCCAGCGGGTCGCGGTGCTCTGCTACTCCATCGGCCTCGGGCAGTTCCTGCGGCGCGAGGTCGAGTCGTGGCCGAAGGGCACCCGCCCGGCGTACGTCGGCACCTTCCACGAGTCGGGCGACGGTGGGGCGCCCCCGAGGGCGACCGCGAGGACAGCGAGTTCTGGGAGGAACGGCTGCCCGAGCTGA
- a CDS encoding GTP pyrophosphokinase, translating into MTDSPDTPVREAVRTYAARQPSLRRPTQRFVELVTALLDEAGINYLTVEGRTKSVASFAAKAARTVDGRPLYPDPLEQITDQLGVRVITYVHADVAAVVDVFEDQLHVLDDRDMGEQTARQGGFGYASRHLLVEAREPAPATYDDLLGHRASIQVRTVLQHAWAEFEHDIRYKGTVPEEHVPDLDRRFTLAAGLLELADQEFSAIRARLQEGAPPETPQADPADPRISGQELAAFLAGQYADAGWSHTDHYGWIAGLLLELGITSLGELADLLTSVDPDAVIRRMGYRYPAGAVRRLDDALLAIFGEQYVGLTGNAHRVSQLQTRLQRLTTE; encoded by the coding sequence GTGACCGACTCCCCCGACACCCCCGTGCGCGAGGCCGTGCGCACCTACGCGGCCCGGCAGCCGAGCCTGCGGCGGCCGACGCAGCGGTTCGTGGAGCTCGTCACCGCGCTCCTCGACGAGGCCGGCATCAACTACCTGACCGTCGAGGGCCGCACCAAGAGCGTGGCGTCCTTCGCCGCCAAGGCCGCTCGCACCGTCGACGGACGACCGCTCTACCCCGACCCGCTCGAGCAGATCACCGACCAGCTGGGAGTGCGCGTCATCACCTACGTGCACGCCGACGTCGCTGCGGTCGTCGACGTCTTCGAGGACCAGCTGCACGTGCTCGACGACCGCGACATGGGTGAGCAGACGGCCCGGCAGGGCGGCTTCGGCTACGCCAGCCGCCACCTGCTCGTGGAGGCGCGCGAGCCGGCACCGGCGACGTACGACGACCTCCTCGGCCACCGGGCGAGCATCCAGGTGCGGACGGTGCTGCAGCACGCGTGGGCGGAGTTCGAGCACGACATCCGCTACAAGGGCACGGTGCCGGAGGAGCACGTGCCCGACCTCGACCGGCGCTTCACGCTGGCGGCGGGTCTGCTCGAGCTGGCCGACCAGGAGTTCTCGGCGATCCGGGCGCGACTGCAGGAGGGCGCGCCACCCGAGACGCCGCAGGCCGACCCGGCCGACCCGCGGATCAGCGGACAGGAGCTGGCGGCGTTCCTGGCCGGGCAGTACGCCGACGCCGGCTGGTCGCACACCGACCACTACGGCTGGATCGCCGGCCTGCTGCTCGAGCTCGGCATCACCTCGCTCGGCGAGCTCGCCGACCTGCTGACCTCGGTCGACCCCGACGCGGTCATCCGCCGGATGGGCTACCGCTACCCCGCCGGCGCGGTCCGCCGGCTCGACGACGCGCTGCTCGCGATCTTCGGCGAGCAGTACGTCGGGCTCACCGGCAACGCCCACCGGGTCTCGCAGCTGCAGACGCGGCTGCAGCGGCTGACCACGGAGTGA
- a CDS encoding SPFH domain-containing protein: MEAMVPIIVLAAFVAFVVGAAIRIVPQARRYNIERFGRYQRTLQPGLNLIIPLVDRVNTKLDIREQVYSSDPKPVITEDNLVVAIDTVLYYQITDPRAAAYEVADYLKAIDQLTVTTLRNLIGSMDLESTLTSRETINTRLREVLDSATGKWGIRVNRVEIKAIDPPKTIKEAMEKQMRAERDKRAAILHAEGERASLILTAEGTRNKQILEAEGKQQAMVLEADGEAKALERVFQAVHANDADAKVLAYKYLEMLPRLTENGNGYLLIPGEFTEAVKTVTSAFAEGGGTSARAVNDTNRIIGPVARPQAVEAATQAADDAKALVDEAKAQAEDAKRSIIG; this comes from the coding sequence ATGGAAGCGATGGTGCCGATCATCGTCCTGGCGGCATTCGTCGCCTTCGTGGTGGGCGCGGCGATCCGGATCGTCCCGCAGGCCCGGCGCTACAACATCGAGCGGTTCGGGCGCTACCAACGGACCCTGCAGCCGGGACTCAACCTGATCATCCCGCTGGTCGACCGGGTCAACACCAAGCTCGACATCCGCGAGCAGGTCTACTCCTCCGACCCCAAGCCGGTCATCACCGAGGACAACCTGGTCGTCGCGATCGACACCGTCCTCTACTACCAGATCACCGACCCGCGGGCCGCGGCGTACGAGGTCGCCGACTACCTCAAGGCGATCGACCAGCTCACCGTGACCACGCTGCGCAACCTGATCGGCTCGATGGACCTCGAGAGCACGCTCACCTCCCGGGAGACCATCAACACCCGCCTGCGCGAGGTGCTCGACTCCGCCACCGGCAAGTGGGGGATCCGGGTCAACCGCGTCGAGATCAAGGCCATCGACCCGCCCAAGACGATCAAGGAGGCGATGGAGAAGCAGATGCGCGCCGAGCGCGACAAGCGCGCCGCGATCCTCCACGCCGAGGGCGAGCGGGCCTCGCTGATCCTCACCGCCGAGGGCACTCGCAACAAGCAGATCCTCGAGGCCGAGGGCAAGCAGCAGGCGATGGTGCTCGAGGCCGACGGCGAGGCCAAGGCGCTCGAGCGGGTCTTCCAGGCCGTGCACGCCAACGACGCCGACGCCAAGGTGCTGGCCTACAAGTACCTCGAGATGCTCCCGCGGCTGACCGAGAACGGGAACGGCTACCTGCTGATCCCCGGCGAGTTCACCGAGGCCGTCAAGACGGTGACCTCGGCCTTCGCCGAAGGAGGGGGTACGTCGGCTCGTGCTGTCAACGACACCAACCGGATCATCGGGCCCGTCGCCCGGCCGCAGGCGGTCGAGGCTGCCACCCAGGCTGCGGACGACGCCAAGGCGCTCGTGGACGAGGCCAAGGCGCAGGCCGAGGACGCCAAGCGGTCGATCATCGGCTGA
- a CDS encoding trypsin-like serine protease, with protein MGHRTPKVLVGVAAIVAMVASACGAVTSKPRTSGPVPPPLLVLGERGADADPAAGFCAGVLIGPKQVLTATRCLRKRKARSVNVRVLKAEGCLVRMRRRGVDATRASLGTASVVKLQAKVPPKAAAPLPRGDVPTGGDIVVAWGWGPGRPGGGCVPRPERLTVVSEEECADVVGEDRLSVYFCAVPEGDFNACPGDLGGPVLDEERRLVGLTVNEKKCGTDKAVRFWSTSNLVKRAS; from the coding sequence ATGGGGCATCGGACGCCGAAGGTGCTGGTGGGGGTGGCGGCGATCGTCGCGATGGTCGCCTCCGCCTGCGGCGCCGTCACGAGCAAACCGCGGACGTCGGGACCCGTGCCGCCACCGTTGCTGGTGCTCGGCGAGCGCGGAGCGGACGCCGATCCCGCTGCCGGGTTCTGCGCCGGCGTCCTCATCGGACCCAAGCAGGTCCTCACCGCCACACGCTGCCTGCGCAAGCGCAAGGCGCGGTCGGTCAACGTGCGGGTCCTCAAGGCCGAGGGGTGCCTGGTGCGGATGCGGCGGCGCGGTGTCGACGCGACGCGCGCGTCGCTCGGGACCGCGAGCGTGGTGAAGCTGCAGGCGAAGGTGCCGCCGAAGGCGGCCGCGCCGCTGCCCCGCGGTGATGTCCCGACCGGGGGTGACATCGTCGTGGCGTGGGGCTGGGGCCCCGGTCGGCCCGGAGGTGGGTGCGTGCCACGGCCCGAACGGCTCACCGTCGTCTCCGAGGAGGAGTGCGCCGACGTCGTGGGGGAGGACCGGCTGTCCGTCTACTTCTGCGCGGTTCCCGAGGGGGACTTCAACGCCTGCCCGGGTGACCTCGGGGGTCCCGTCCTCGACGAGGAACGGCGGCTGGTCGGGCTCACCGTGAACGAGAAGAAGTGCGGCACCGACAAGGCGGTGCGGTTCTGGTCGACGTCGAACCTGGTGAAGCGGGCCAGCTGA
- a CDS encoding DEAD/DEAH box helicase, which translates to MAEHYQIVPSPQYLQDRRELIDNPRVLKDLTRLEALLSREGTRACKEIHRVGDAWTVYLGEGRRVLVRPEGTQVHLLRVGEHDDVYRAHARAGNPVAIEQAIAVGHDSVEEPRSADGVLHHLSDQFLQRLGVSESHFASLRACRHEGDVWELVEQLGENLTMRLVECLESPPEDVLAAYESRGKDDEAQALMHEAEEARLAEKEARMAAEEKAAEAHREADAARDELVSKKAELARAEQELSDLHSRSADGARVEQLESQVDALSEQLPRLLESIEKLDERARERQAQLENVPGPQDAQPSTPSASTTPHVTRRPTLERRFVPSPGTPWDNEPGRERWRLSAATRSMTRLSDHQGLAGVVGKDVANRLVSQFLAVRPEGGRVWVDQEGNAVTLAHGRHVFLGQIVGGASNLELPSDNSLRSAIIRYLSEVPDSTAREIAFALSRGDFPSVARGDVNSALYRDLQVFCKDDSRVPRWSLVHADGSAATVAGGPTRGETVAKLHRRDHDEGTAYADLVAMATPARTSPVQPVARRPVEPRPLPDQVLGLLTWQQEAMAAWYAHGCHGIVEAVTGTGKTHLGLEAAAHAATAGQRTTVLVPSVDLQQQWVERFATFLPHLRLARVGGHKAGDPHRADVTVAVVHSALTHDLSDLSDDSLVVADEVHRYGAEQFQYALRARYARRLGLTATLERSGDDAVEEVLLPYFGGSILTVDFDRALRENVVAPFKLVMAPISLDGEEQEQYDAVSRQISNGLKVLRNSGALKSGGGDVVRQLGRLRGASGQIGAAARSAESGMRARRRLLAGLTGKLDAIEELSELVEQSQGTVIFTQSKEVAEDAALRLREWGIKASALHGGMPDGERKQSVDGLASGRLQALAAPKLLDEGIDVPTVDLGVVMTASRSRRQMVQRLGRVIRRKSDGRPVRFVLLFAAGTVEDPASGVHEGFFDLVGEVARDKTVLEPGWTADDLLGLQP; encoded by the coding sequence GTGGCTGAGCACTATCAGATCGTCCCGTCTCCTCAGTACCTACAGGATCGTAGGGAGCTGATCGACAATCCTCGCGTTCTCAAGGATCTGACTCGGCTCGAGGCACTGCTGAGCCGCGAGGGAACGCGCGCGTGCAAGGAAATCCATCGCGTCGGTGACGCATGGACCGTCTACCTGGGCGAAGGTCGTCGCGTCCTTGTTCGGCCGGAGGGGACGCAGGTCCATCTGCTGAGGGTGGGCGAGCACGACGACGTCTACCGGGCGCACGCACGGGCGGGCAATCCTGTGGCGATCGAGCAGGCAATCGCCGTCGGCCACGACAGCGTCGAGGAGCCGCGATCCGCCGACGGAGTACTCCATCACCTCAGCGACCAGTTCCTGCAGCGGCTCGGTGTCAGTGAAAGCCATTTCGCGTCACTTCGGGCCTGCCGCCACGAGGGAGATGTCTGGGAGCTCGTGGAGCAGCTTGGAGAGAACCTCACTATGCGGCTGGTCGAGTGCCTCGAGTCGCCGCCGGAGGATGTGTTGGCCGCGTACGAGAGCCGTGGCAAGGACGACGAGGCACAAGCGCTCATGCACGAGGCCGAGGAGGCGCGGCTTGCGGAGAAAGAAGCGCGCATGGCTGCCGAAGAGAAGGCCGCCGAGGCACATCGGGAAGCAGACGCGGCTCGCGACGAGCTCGTGTCGAAGAAGGCAGAGCTCGCACGGGCTGAACAGGAGCTTTCGGATCTTCATTCGCGGTCTGCTGACGGCGCCCGTGTGGAGCAGCTCGAGTCCCAGGTCGATGCCCTCAGTGAACAGCTACCCAGGCTGCTCGAGTCCATCGAGAAGCTGGACGAGAGAGCACGTGAGCGCCAGGCACAGCTCGAGAACGTGCCGGGCCCGCAGGACGCTCAGCCGAGCACTCCATCCGCCAGTACGACCCCGCACGTGACGCGTAGACCAACGCTGGAGCGACGCTTCGTTCCGAGCCCGGGGACCCCCTGGGACAACGAACCCGGCCGCGAGCGCTGGCGCCTTAGTGCGGCGACGCGGAGCATGACCCGGCTCAGTGATCATCAAGGCTTGGCCGGAGTCGTCGGGAAGGATGTCGCGAACCGGTTGGTCAGTCAGTTCCTCGCTGTGCGGCCCGAGGGCGGTCGCGTCTGGGTCGACCAGGAGGGGAACGCAGTGACCCTGGCGCATGGCCGCCACGTCTTCCTGGGTCAGATCGTCGGCGGAGCCTCGAACCTGGAGCTGCCGTCGGACAACAGCCTGCGCTCGGCGATCATCCGGTACCTGTCGGAGGTCCCGGACTCCACCGCTCGCGAGATCGCGTTTGCTCTCAGCCGCGGCGACTTCCCGTCGGTGGCGCGGGGTGACGTCAACTCGGCCCTGTACCGAGACCTTCAAGTGTTCTGTAAGGACGACTCGCGTGTACCAAGGTGGAGTCTCGTGCACGCCGACGGCAGCGCCGCTACCGTGGCTGGCGGACCGACGCGCGGCGAGACGGTTGCCAAGCTGCACCGCCGGGACCATGACGAGGGGACGGCGTACGCCGATCTCGTCGCCATGGCCACCCCGGCGCGGACCTCGCCTGTCCAGCCGGTGGCTCGACGCCCGGTCGAGCCAAGGCCACTCCCCGACCAAGTGCTCGGCCTCCTTACCTGGCAGCAGGAAGCCATGGCCGCCTGGTACGCGCACGGCTGTCACGGCATCGTCGAGGCAGTCACCGGCACAGGCAAGACCCACCTCGGGTTAGAGGCTGCGGCCCATGCCGCGACTGCGGGGCAGCGGACCACGGTGCTCGTACCGTCGGTAGACCTCCAGCAGCAGTGGGTGGAGAGGTTCGCGACCTTCCTGCCCCATTTGCGACTCGCAAGAGTGGGCGGCCACAAGGCCGGCGACCCTCACCGGGCCGACGTAACGGTCGCGGTCGTTCACTCAGCGCTGACTCACGACCTGAGCGATCTGTCCGACGACTCCCTGGTGGTGGCCGACGAGGTGCACCGCTACGGCGCCGAACAGTTCCAGTACGCCCTGCGGGCCCGGTATGCCCGGCGACTGGGTCTCACGGCCACTCTCGAACGATCAGGCGACGACGCGGTGGAAGAGGTACTGCTCCCCTACTTCGGAGGATCGATCCTCACTGTCGACTTTGATCGCGCGCTGCGCGAGAACGTGGTCGCCCCCTTCAAACTAGTCATGGCTCCGATCAGCCTCGACGGCGAAGAGCAAGAGCAGTACGACGCTGTCAGCCGCCAGATCTCGAACGGGCTCAAGGTGCTCCGCAACAGCGGCGCACTGAAGTCAGGCGGCGGAGACGTCGTCCGCCAACTCGGCCGCCTCAGAGGTGCCAGTGGACAGATCGGCGCCGCCGCTCGCTCAGCCGAGTCGGGCATGCGAGCACGTCGGCGCCTGCTCGCGGGACTCACAGGCAAGCTCGACGCAATCGAGGAACTCAGCGAGCTCGTCGAGCAGAGCCAGGGCACGGTCATCTTCACCCAGTCGAAAGAGGTGGCGGAGGACGCTGCTCTGCGGCTGCGGGAGTGGGGCATCAAGGCCTCCGCGCTGCATGGAGGGATGCCCGACGGCGAGCGCAAGCAGAGCGTGGATGGACTGGCCTCCGGGCGGCTGCAGGCGCTGGCTGCTCCCAAGCTGCTCGACGAAGGCATCGACGTGCCCACGGTGGACCTCGGTGTCGTGATGACGGCTAGCCGCTCGCGCCGCCAGATGGTGCAACGCCTCGGACGCGTTATCCGCAGGAAATCCGACGGGCGACCCGTTCGCTTCGTGCTTCTTTTCGCAGCCGGAACCGTGGAGGATCCCGCCAGTGGAGTCCACGAGGGGTTCTTCGATCTCGTGGGCGAGGTCGCACGCGACAAGACGGTGCTGGAACCGGGATGGACTGCGGACGACCTGCTCGGGCTCCAGCCGTAG
- a CDS encoding GAF domain-containing protein, translating into MQSRRDDVDHRLAVRRALELGLCGIGEPLEERAAARLERFCAVPDGSFVWTLDDTSFRLGRLAGPCRRDDDRGAAAADLVHVRPCEWLAEPVDPLLVPEQVGYAFSRGGRNFQRIGLPGAGEATARVWDQMA; encoded by the coding sequence ATGCAGTCGCGCCGCGACGACGTCGACCACCGCCTCGCCGTACGCCGGGCGCTCGAGCTCGGCCTGTGCGGGATCGGGGAGCCGCTCGAGGAGCGGGCCGCCGCCCGGCTGGAGCGGTTCTGCGCCGTCCCGGACGGCAGCTTCGTGTGGACGCTCGACGACACCTCGTTCCGGCTCGGTCGGCTCGCCGGCCCCTGCCGCCGCGACGACGACCGCGGCGCAGCGGCGGCCGACCTGGTCCACGTCAGGCCGTGCGAGTGGCTGGCCGAGCCGGTGGACCCGCTGCTGGTGCCCGAGCAGGTGGGCTACGCGTTCTCCCGCGGCGGCCGCAACTTCCAGCGCATCGGGCTGCCCGGCGCCGGGGAGGCGACGGCGCGGGTGTGGGACCAGATGGCCTGA
- a CDS encoding DUF6884 domain-containing protein produces MAANWRALARHLSTQGERVELSWPEFDALVGGVPESALNHVPWWSGDRPHTRAWRAAGFELESREPGVSVTFVRTGGGGVPDSRPMQTLVAHGAATAVTADRLADRGRVVLVSCSKTKRDKPSAAKDLYSSTRFSKARRYAEGAGVPWFILSAEHGLVSPDEWLAPYDRYLPDTPRAYRRVWGEWVVARLSLLLNGLGGRTIEIHAGRQYVGPLHGPLRAAGATIQLPLAGLSLGSQLQWYGRVGSTDRSHLFAGDVEPVWRRLADESVATSASNGRLLSRTELAGPGLYAWFVDDSGAADLARGLGEPVAPGLIYVGQTGATKWPTGTRSASTLRTRILGQHLGRRRSASTLRRTLGAVLDETRGRILGPPELTDWMREHLSVVLLRLDDGDVIGDLERRVVHRLDPPLNLDHVSTSPLRVRLKALRAGAAGRE; encoded by the coding sequence ATGGCAGCGAACTGGCGTGCGTTGGCCAGGCACCTCAGCACACAGGGCGAGCGCGTCGAGCTGAGCTGGCCCGAGTTCGACGCCCTCGTGGGGGGTGTACCGGAGTCAGCGTTGAATCACGTGCCCTGGTGGAGCGGGGACCGTCCGCACACGCGCGCATGGCGGGCCGCCGGCTTCGAGCTGGAGTCCCGGGAACCCGGCGTCTCCGTCACCTTTGTGCGGACCGGCGGCGGGGGTGTCCCGGACAGTCGACCGATGCAGACCCTTGTCGCACACGGTGCGGCAACTGCAGTCACGGCTGACCGGCTAGCGGATCGAGGTCGGGTGGTCCTGGTGTCCTGCTCCAAGACCAAGCGTGACAAGCCGAGTGCCGCGAAGGACCTCTACTCCTCAACGCGGTTCTCGAAAGCGCGGAGGTACGCCGAGGGCGCAGGAGTTCCCTGGTTCATCCTCTCCGCCGAGCACGGTCTCGTGAGCCCAGATGAGTGGTTGGCGCCGTACGACCGCTATCTACCGGACACGCCTCGTGCCTACCGTCGCGTGTGGGGTGAGTGGGTCGTTGCCCGGTTGAGCTTGCTGCTCAACGGTCTGGGCGGGCGCACCATCGAGATCCACGCCGGGCGGCAGTACGTCGGGCCGCTTCACGGGCCGCTGCGAGCTGCGGGCGCCACGATCCAGCTCCCATTGGCCGGATTGTCACTGGGTTCGCAGCTGCAGTGGTATGGCCGCGTCGGGTCCACGGACCGCTCGCACTTGTTCGCCGGGGACGTGGAACCGGTGTGGCGCCGACTGGCGGACGAGTCGGTGGCGACGTCCGCAAGCAATGGGCGCCTACTGTCAAGGACGGAGCTGGCCGGACCGGGCCTGTACGCCTGGTTCGTGGACGACTCCGGCGCGGCGGACTTGGCGCGAGGACTCGGTGAGCCGGTGGCGCCCGGTCTCATCTATGTCGGACAGACAGGCGCTACCAAGTGGCCAACGGGTACACGGAGCGCGAGCACGCTCCGCACGCGGATTCTTGGGCAGCACCTGGGACGTCGCCGGTCGGCGTCGACACTTCGCCGGACCCTCGGTGCCGTGCTCGACGAGACGCGCGGCCGGATCCTGGGCCCACCAGAACTCACCGACTGGATGCGCGAGCACCTCAGCGTGGTTCTGTTGAGGCTCGATGACGGGGACGTGATAGGGGATCTCGAGCGTCGCGTGGTTCATCGTCTCGACCCTCCGCTGAACCTCGACCACGTCAGCACGTCGCCACTACGTGTACGACTGAAGGCTCTCCGCGCTGGCGCCGCGGGCCGGGAGTAA
- a CDS encoding TY-Chap domain-containing protein — translation MTDELERRWDDAVEKAWSEFRQRLGDRLAELGADESVVVELPQDDELEGATPYCQALAYGDQLRVEAVSNEFLDRAHALDETGEQAMRELGFALPQPDASPNYWTDLEQREADLAAVMMVRALREVYGVLHPIYLDAGGLEPQPREPESDPGEAADADRTTFAENADEVRAALDAALAPVLGHAPHWDEDGDLPIMTERSVLYLTIAQSAPRILMHATLVVDVVDEQRALSEVNLLNQAEFGLTFVLAERRITVRRELPVAAFVPEVLRAEIKRVGDSMDRWVSELVTRVGGRDVFSDEAAQSPQAATPPSREADGPHDERLQQALRVLRELESEERGSVDPSTMLRIFHGDRDLLLAAIRHSLARANKWGVRLREAEKEGRTATAKLSRARQRYYHGLRARQRSALRLAVQAPAKPDRQEQLTLFPEDEAIS, via the coding sequence ATGACGGATGAGCTGGAGCGTCGGTGGGACGACGCAGTGGAGAAGGCCTGGAGCGAGTTCAGGCAGCGGCTGGGAGACCGGCTGGCGGAGCTGGGCGCCGACGAGTCGGTCGTCGTGGAACTGCCCCAGGACGACGAGCTCGAGGGTGCGACGCCCTACTGCCAGGCGCTGGCCTACGGTGACCAGCTGCGCGTCGAGGCAGTCAGCAACGAGTTCCTCGACCGGGCCCACGCGCTGGACGAGACGGGCGAGCAGGCGATGCGCGAGCTCGGGTTCGCCCTGCCGCAGCCGGACGCCTCGCCGAACTACTGGACGGACCTCGAGCAGCGAGAGGCCGACCTCGCAGCCGTGATGATGGTCCGCGCCCTGCGTGAGGTCTACGGGGTGCTCCACCCGATCTACCTCGACGCCGGGGGGCTCGAGCCGCAGCCGAGGGAGCCCGAGTCCGACCCAGGGGAGGCAGCGGACGCCGACCGGACCACCTTCGCGGAGAACGCGGACGAGGTCAGGGCAGCCCTCGACGCCGCGCTCGCCCCCGTCCTGGGCCACGCCCCCCACTGGGACGAGGACGGCGACCTCCCGATCATGACCGAGCGGTCGGTGCTCTACCTCACCATCGCCCAGTCGGCGCCCCGCATCCTCATGCACGCGACCCTGGTCGTCGACGTGGTGGACGAGCAGCGGGCCCTGAGCGAGGTCAACCTCCTCAACCAGGCCGAGTTCGGGCTCACCTTCGTCCTCGCCGAGCGACGGATCACCGTCCGGCGAGAGCTGCCGGTGGCCGCCTTCGTGCCGGAGGTCCTCCGCGCAGAGATCAAGCGTGTCGGGGACAGCATGGACCGATGGGTGAGCGAGCTCGTCACCCGAGTGGGAGGACGGGACGTTTTCTCTGACGAGGCCGCCCAGTCGCCCCAGGCAGCCACGCCTCCGAGCCGGGAAGCGGACGGGCCGCACGACGAGCGGCTCCAGCAGGCGCTGCGTGTCCTGCGCGAGCTCGAGAGCGAGGAGCGCGGGTCGGTCGACCCGAGCACCATGCTCCGGATCTTCCACGGCGACCGCGACCTGCTGCTCGCCGCGATCCGGCACTCCCTCGCGCGGGCCAACAAGTGGGGTGTGCGCCTGCGTGAGGCCGAGAAGGAGGGCCGGACGGCCACGGCCAAGCTGTCCCGAGCGCGGCAGCGCTACTACCACGGGCTGCGGGCGCGTCAGCGGAGCGCGCTGCGACTGGCCGTGCAGGCCCCGGCGAAGCCGGACCGGCAGGAGCAGCTGACGCTGTTCCCCGAGGACGAGGCGATCTCGTGA
- a CDS encoding NfeD family protein — MWWLVWLFLAVVLGVAEFFTLTLALGLLAGAALTASIAAGLGAPVAIQFLTFAATGGIGLVAVRPIAKRHLKLMPASRDGSDALVGRSGLVTREITASSGLVNLSGEDWTARPYQEDLVIPAGVKVDVLQIEGATALVHPRDPLPDPLPGEG; from the coding sequence ATGTGGTGGTTGGTCTGGCTGTTCCTGGCCGTGGTGCTCGGCGTGGCTGAGTTCTTCACGCTGACGCTGGCGCTCGGCCTGCTGGCCGGTGCCGCCCTGACGGCCTCGATCGCTGCGGGGCTCGGCGCTCCCGTCGCCATCCAGTTCCTCACCTTCGCCGCCACCGGCGGCATCGGCCTCGTGGCTGTCCGTCCCATCGCGAAGCGGCACCTCAAGCTGATGCCCGCCTCGCGCGACGGCAGCGACGCGCTGGTCGGTCGTTCCGGGCTGGTGACCCGCGAGATCACCGCCTCGAGCGGACTGGTGAACCTCTCCGGGGAGGACTGGACGGCCCGGCCCTACCAGGAGGACCTCGTCATCCCGGCGGGCGTCAAGGTCGACGTCCTCCAGATCGAGGGCGCCACGGCGCTCGTGCACCCGCGCGACCCGCTTCCCGACCCGCTCCCTGGAGAAGGGTGA